The genomic region GCCGCGGGCTTCCTGATCGCGAACCGGGGCCAGCGCTCGGCGCTGGTGCGCGCCGGCGTACGTCTGACCGCAGCCGGTGCCGCGGCGAACGCGGCCGCGACCCTGCTCTACGGAGCCATGCCGGTGCTCGCCGCGTCGGCCCGGTGGATGGGGTCGGACCTGCGGGCGGGTGAGCACCCAGACGCCGAGTACGTCGCCGTGTCCGCCTCCCAGGTCCCCGCTCTCCTGCTCGGCGATGTCCTTCCGGTGCCGGTGCTCGAGGCCGTCGTCAGCCTCGGTGACCTGCTGCTCGTCCCCGGTGGCGCGATCCTCCTCGCCGCCGTCCTCGCGCCCCTCCTCCGACCCTTGCCCGCCCCCACTCCACACCGGGAGGAGGTGAACCCATGAAGGACACCCTCAAGGCACGCGTGTACGTCGCCACCGCCGGCGTCGCCACCACCGTGCTCGCCGTCTACACCCTCGCCGCGCCGTACAACCATGGTCACTGAGCTAGCCGAAGCACACCAGCGGCACCGGGGCGGTGTCGGTCGAGACGGCCGGCACCGCCGCAGCCAGGGCGGCGGCCGGATCGACACCGGCGGCGAGCTGCCGGTGCACGGCGACCAGGACGTCGTACGCCGCCCGGTCGCTGATCGCGGCGGCCGAGGCGATCACGCACCGGCTGCCGGCGTGCAGCCAGGCCCCGGCCATGCCGATCAGCTCCTCGCCCCACCGGACGTTGGAGCGACCGACCTCGCAGGCGGAGAGCAGCACCACGTCGGGAACCGAGCGGAGCCGGTCGATGTCGTAGCCGAACCACGGCCCGTCGGCCAGGGTCAGGCCGGAGAACATCGGGTTCTCGGCCGAGTGCCGGCCGTGGGCCGCGACGTGCAGGACGTCGACCTGCTCGGCGAGCTCGGAGACCGCGGCCGCGGTGGCGGCCGCACCGACCAGGACCCGGGCCCCGTCCCAGCCCGCGGCGGCCGCGAAGACCTCGTCCTCGGCCCTGGCCACCCGCGGCCCGGCGACGAGGCCGGCGGTCGCCGTCCGCAGCGGCGTCGTCCGCCGGGCCAGCCAGGAGGTCGCGGACTGGGCGACGGTCACGGGCCGGCCGACGTACCCGGGCAGCAGCGGCCACGGCACCCCGGCCAGCACCCCCGACGGCGTCAGCACGACCCGCCGCTCGCCGACCGCCTCGAGCACCGGCGTGACCAGCAGGCCGGCGAGCCGGTCGAGTCGCGCGGTGAGCGCGCCGCGGACCGCCCCTGACATCGGCTCCGGGAGGTCGACCGCTGCCACGTCGAGGTCGGGAAGGAGCCCGCCGACGAGCTCGTCGAGCTCGGGCCGGGTCCCGAGGTCGGCCCAGGTGGTGCCGGCGTCGGTCACCACCAGCGCGGTCAGTCGCTCGGCCGTCACGACGTAGGCCACGAGCGCCGTCTGCGGGTCCAGGGCCGAGCGCAGCGCCGCAAGCGTGACCGGGTCGCTCACCTCGCCGGATCCGTGGTGCTGCCAGGCGCGCTCCCGCACCCGCCGCCGCAGCTCCGCCTCGCGCGCGGGGTCGCGGCTGCCCTCCTCGCCAGCGAGCCGGCGCAGCTCGGACAGGTCGGCCGACAGCGCCTCGTCCTCGGGCGCCCGCACCGGTTGCACCCGGCTCGCCAGCATCCGCGCCCGCTCCGACCACTCCAGCAGTACCGCGGGCCGACCCGACTCCACGGCCAGGGCCAGCCCGCGTACGCCGAGGCGTACACCCTGACCCGCAACTCCGGTCTGCAGGTCGAGCGACCCGAACGAGCTCTGCCAGGCGTGCAGGTCGGCGAGGCCGGCGCGCAGGTGCCGCAAGGCGTCGGCGCGTCGTCCCTGCGCGGCCGCCAGCTCGGCCCGGACCTCGCGGTCGAGGAGTCGCACCTCCAGCGGCGTCCCGCTCCCGGTCCGCACCGTCGCGAGGCGAGCCCGGGCTCCGGCGGTGCGGCCCTGCAGCAGCTCCGCCCTGGCCGTGTGCAGGACGATCTTCAAACTCGGCCAGCGCAGTCCCAGCCCCCTGAGCTCCTGGGCCACGGCGCCCGCACTCTCGAGGACCCGCGGGCCCGCCCGTCCCTGCTCCATCGCGGCCTCCAGCGCGAGCCCGTCCGCCCGGACCGCCCACGCGTGCACCCCGCTCGCGCGGAACCGGCGGCCCGCCGCCTTGGCCGCCACCTCCGCGGCCACCGGGTCGCTGGTCAGCAGGTTCTGGGCGAGGGCGAGTTCCGCCTCGGCCTGGCGCCGCCGCAGCCGGGCCAGGCCGTACGCACGAGCGGCCGCGGCCAGGGCGTTCCTGCCCTCGACCAGCTGGCCGGCGGGCAGGAGCACCTCCGCCCGGTCCTGGTCGCAGGTCGCCTCGCTGACCGGGCTGAGCGGGGCCAGTACGGTGCGGGCGGCGTCCATCCGGCGCAGCGCCCCGAGCAGGTCGCCACGCATCAGCAGGCAGTAGCCCAGGTTGTGCTCGGCCATCGCTGCCTCGAGCGGTTCGCCGGCGGCGGCCAGCGGCGCCAGGGCCGCCGCGAAGTCGGCCTCCGCAGCGTCCACCTCGCCGCGCTGGAGATGCACCCCGCCGCGGTTCAGGTGGCTGCGACCGACGACCGACGCGGTGGCCTCTGCAGCCGCGAGGGCGGAGCCGAGGTGGGCGAGGGCCGAGTCCGTGTCGCCCGCCAGCATCGCGAGCAGCCCGCGCTGGGCGTGCGCAGCAGCCCGCGTCTCGGGCCCCGTCCCCGGCCGGCCGAGCACCGCGTCACAGATCTCGCGGGCCCGCTCACGGTCCCCGGTCTCCGCGTGGTGGTAGGCCTCGGTGAGGTCGATGCGCGCCGAGATCTCGACATCGTCGGCGCGCTCCCGGGCTTGGACGAGCAGGCGGCGGCTCTGGGCCATCCGGCCGCCATTGAGCGCGG from Nocardioides pantholopis harbors:
- a CDS encoding DUF5317 family protein; translated protein: MPGPGLVILMLAPIAAAGVLAVALRPRLAGASRLRALWLLVPIVVATPVAARLRAAEVVPDGVVNRTFAVLVVLAAAGFLIANRGQRSALVRAGVRLTAAGAAANAAATLLYGAMPVLAASARWMGSDLRAGEHPDAEYVAVSASQVPALLLGDVLPVPVLEAVVSLGDLLLVPGGAILLAAVLAPLLRPLPAPTPHREEVNP
- a CDS encoding CHAT domain-containing protein; this translates as MLTAEELHRRALAALNGGRMAQSRRLLVQARERADDVEISARIDLTEAYHHAETGDRERAREICDAVLGRPGTGPETRAAAHAQRGLLAMLAGDTDSALAHLGSALAAAEATASVVGRSHLNRGGVHLQRGEVDAAEADFAAALAPLAAAGEPLEAAMAEHNLGYCLLMRGDLLGALRRMDAARTVLAPLSPVSEATCDQDRAEVLLPAGQLVEGRNALAAAARAYGLARLRRRQAEAELALAQNLLTSDPVAAEVAAKAAGRRFRASGVHAWAVRADGLALEAAMEQGRAGPRVLESAGAVAQELRGLGLRWPSLKIVLHTARAELLQGRTAGARARLATVRTGSGTPLEVRLLDREVRAELAAAQGRRADALRHLRAGLADLHAWQSSFGSLDLQTGVAGQGVRLGVRGLALAVESGRPAVLLEWSERARMLASRVQPVRAPEDEALSADLSELRRLAGEEGSRDPAREAELRRRVRERAWQHHGSGEVSDPVTLAALRSALDPQTALVAYVVTAERLTALVVTDAGTTWADLGTRPELDELVGGLLPDLDVAAVDLPEPMSGAVRGALTARLDRLAGLLVTPVLEAVGERRVVLTPSGVLAGVPWPLLPGYVGRPVTVAQSATSWLARRTTPLRTATAGLVAGPRVARAEDEVFAAAAGWDGARVLVGAAATAAAVSELAEQVDVLHVAAHGRHSAENPMFSGLTLADGPWFGYDIDRLRSVPDVVLLSACEVGRSNVRWGEELIGMAGAWLHAGSRCVIASAAAISDRAAYDVLVAVHRQLAAGVDPAAALAAAVPAVSTDTAPVPLVCFG